From the Candidatus Krumholzibacteriia bacterium genome, one window contains:
- a CDS encoding class I SAM-dependent methyltransferase, translating into MQRRVCLSVGAGCHRGLPHHYRDFDVVTLDVDPATGPDVVADVRDLSPLASERFDAVFMAHLLEHFERHESTVVLNEVERVLRVGGFVEVRVPHVKAVFEAVVDGAELDEPLYQSALGPITPLDVLFGHGRSIAQGEDTMAHRTAFTPARLEQVLRGAGLRVELLQPTDGTRFELCGIARKVGEGSELLQAEAEEPASSGGSGRDRSLTM; encoded by the coding sequence ATGCAACGGCGCGTCTGCCTGAGCGTTGGCGCCGGCTGCCACCGCGGCCTGCCCCATCACTACCGGGACTTCGACGTCGTGACGCTCGACGTCGATCCGGCCACCGGTCCGGACGTCGTGGCCGACGTGCGCGACCTGTCCCCGCTGGCGTCCGAACGGTTCGACGCCGTGTTCATGGCCCACCTCCTCGAGCACTTCGAGCGCCACGAGTCGACGGTCGTGTTGAACGAGGTCGAGCGGGTGCTCCGGGTCGGTGGGTTCGTCGAAGTCCGGGTCCCCCACGTGAAGGCGGTGTTCGAGGCCGTGGTCGACGGCGCCGAGCTCGACGAGCCGCTGTACCAGTCGGCCCTGGGTCCGATCACGCCGCTCGACGTGCTCTTCGGTCACGGGCGGAGTATCGCACAGGGCGAGGACACCATGGCGCATCGCACGGCCTTCACGCCGGCACGGCTCGAGCAGGTGCTCCGCGGCGCCGGGTTGCGCGTGGAACTGCTCCAACCCACCGACGGCACCCGCTTCGAACTCTGCGGGATCGCCCGGAAGGTCGGCGAAGGCAGCGAACTGCTTCAGGCCGAGGCCGAGGAACCCGCGTCTTCGGGCGGTAGCGGCCGCGACAGATCCCTGACCATGTAG